A window from Rhizosphaericola mali encodes these proteins:
- a CDS encoding alpha-L-rhamnosidase-related protein: MLFGFMFFQSVSAQTWIWYPGDYEIWLSNQMQNRRTERNAFFPIFWKMDSHYPLVDFHKDFSLPKADTIHFQTEGICNIKIDGKAIDDLTGTFIVPAGNHRINVKIYNQATPPTVFMSGRYVKTDASWLATFEDKEWIDETGKSSDVSATNYQPAGYWNFNSTNQIPSHFVLPVIVQRPVSVVKKDNSILLDFGKETFGYVKLHGIAGRGRLQLVYGESKEEALDTEHAETFDWITISSSKKIDTTPQLSKAFRYVNIKNTDGLQLDSVSMLYEYADLKDKGSFACNDEELNKIYDVSKYTLHLSTREFFIDGIKRDRWIWSGDATQSYLMNYYLMNDNETVKRTMYALRGKDPVTSHINTIMDYTFYWFLSFYDYYMFTGDKTFLVNNYDRMKTLMDYVVARRNKDGLLEGMTGDWVFVDWAKGLSKKGALSFEQLLFARGLETMTICADLSDHKDDAVQYSKMATDLKGKLFEYYWSEKQKALVHSRIDGKQSDNITRYANMFAIFFNYFNEIQKSEVKKSVLLNDTIPSITTPYMHFYELEALCALGSQDHVLKEMKDYWGGMLKLGATSFWEEYDPSKKGAEHYEMYGRKFGKSLCHAWGASPIYLLGRYYLGVSPTSPGFETYEIKPALGGLKWMDGVVPTPNGEVRVYCNTSNIKISASEGVGKLIFKSANNPKCKEGKIIAKGGNQYELEIKKDQPYSINYKAVVSE, translated from the coding sequence GTGCTCTTCGGCTTTATGTTTTTTCAGTCCGTTTCTGCGCAGACTTGGATTTGGTATCCTGGTGATTACGAAATATGGCTTTCCAATCAAATGCAAAACAGGAGAACAGAAAGAAATGCATTTTTTCCAATTTTTTGGAAAATGGATAGTCATTATCCATTGGTAGATTTTCATAAAGATTTTTCATTGCCCAAAGCAGATACAATACACTTTCAAACGGAAGGAATTTGCAATATTAAAATAGATGGAAAAGCGATTGATGACTTGACTGGAACGTTTATTGTTCCTGCAGGAAATCATCGTATCAATGTCAAAATATACAATCAAGCGACACCTCCAACGGTGTTTATGTCGGGACGTTATGTGAAAACAGATGCGAGCTGGTTAGCCACTTTTGAAGATAAAGAATGGATAGATGAGACTGGGAAATCTTCGGATGTTTCCGCAACCAACTATCAACCCGCTGGATATTGGAATTTTAATTCGACCAATCAGATTCCTTCCCATTTTGTTTTACCTGTTATAGTCCAACGTCCAGTTTCTGTAGTCAAAAAGGATAATTCAATTTTATTGGATTTTGGAAAAGAGACTTTTGGCTATGTCAAACTTCATGGTATTGCTGGTCGCGGCAGATTGCAATTGGTATATGGGGAAAGTAAGGAAGAAGCGTTAGATACTGAACATGCAGAAACATTTGATTGGATAACTATAAGTTCTTCTAAAAAAATAGATACCACACCACAATTGTCCAAAGCATTTAGGTATGTAAATATTAAAAATACGGATGGATTGCAGTTGGATAGTGTTTCCATGCTATACGAATATGCGGATTTAAAAGATAAAGGAAGTTTCGCTTGTAATGATGAAGAATTGAATAAAATATATGACGTTTCGAAATATACTTTACATCTAAGTACTAGGGAATTTTTTATTGATGGAATTAAAAGAGATCGTTGGATTTGGAGCGGAGATGCTACCCAGAGTTATCTGATGAACTATTATCTAATGAATGATAACGAAACCGTTAAACGTACGATGTATGCGCTTCGTGGAAAAGATCCAGTGACGAGTCATATCAATACGATTATGGACTATACCTTCTATTGGTTTTTGAGTTTTTATGACTATTATATGTTTACGGGAGATAAGACTTTTCTTGTTAACAATTATGATCGTATGAAAACTTTAATGGACTATGTCGTTGCAAGAAGAAACAAAGACGGTTTGTTAGAAGGAATGACAGGAGATTGGGTATTTGTTGATTGGGCAAAAGGATTGAGCAAAAAAGGTGCTTTAAGTTTTGAACAATTGTTGTTTGCTAGAGGATTGGAGACGATGACTATCTGTGCAGACCTTTCAGATCACAAAGATGATGCGGTTCAGTATTCTAAAATGGCAACAGATTTAAAAGGTAAATTATTTGAATATTATTGGAGTGAAAAACAAAAGGCTCTTGTACATAGTCGTATTGACGGTAAACAGAGTGATAATATAACTCGATACGCCAATATGTTTGCCATATTCTTCAATTATTTTAACGAAATACAAAAATCGGAAGTGAAAAAATCTGTTTTGTTGAATGATACAATTCCTTCCATTACGACACCGTATATGCATTTTTATGAATTGGAGGCGCTTTGTGCTTTAGGTTCACAAGATCATGTATTGAAAGAAATGAAAGACTATTGGGGTGGTATGTTGAAATTGGGAGCGACTTCTTTTTGGGAAGAATATGATCCTAGCAAAAAAGGAGCTGAACACTATGAAATGTATGGTCGTAAGTTTGGAAAAAGTCTTTGTCATGCTTGGGGGGCGAGTCCAATATATTTACTTGGAAGATATTATTTGGGCGTAAGTCCGACATCTCCAGGATTTGAAACCTATGAAATCAAACCGGCGCTTGGCGGTTTGAAATGGATGGATGGAGTTGTACCTACTCCTAACGGTGAAGTGCGTGTTTATTGTAATACTTCCAATATAAAAATATCCGCATCTGAAGGCGTAGGAAAATTAATTTTTAAAAGTGCTAATAATCCAAAATGTAAAGAAGGAAAAATTATTGCCAAAGGAGGCAATCAATATGAATTGGAAATTAAAAAAGATCAACCATACAGCATAAACTATAAAGCGGTTGTTTCAGAATAA
- a CDS encoding sodium:solute symporter family transporter — translation MSHLLSKFQTVDYIIVVVYLVLLLVIGYRASFGKKNKNENLFLAGKSLNWYKIGFNMWGTNVGPSMLLAFASIGYSTGIVAGNFEWYAFVFLMLLALVFAPRYLASNVTTMPEFMGKKYGEKTRNILAWYAMVKMLISWLSLGLFAGGFLVRQILGIPMWQSVIVLVLFAGLFTMAGGLKAIARVNVFQMILLIGVSLILCVIGLNKVGGWNNLFAQTPSSYWHLLKPASDPNYPWYAIFLGYPVSAIAFFCTDQAMVQSVLGARNLKQGQLGVNFIGWLKILSVPLFILPGVICSILYPHLNSADEAYMTMVTNLFPAGLNGLVLVVLIAVLVGTIGSSLNALSTVFTTDIYVKKINPNATTEQIIKVGRRTVLAGCVFAILVALAIDSIKGLKLFDIFQAVLGFIAPPLTVVFLLAVFWKKTTKKAVDFTLSWGSFISLGIGIIYLWVLPARKYHFWPHYLLLSFCIFILLITIALAISIWDKQPITSTEDANVHIAKPNNIVKWMWGLLSVVMILLYILFR, via the coding sequence ATGAGCCATTTATTATCCAAATTTCAGACTGTCGATTATATTATAGTCGTTGTTTACCTAGTTCTATTGCTAGTAATAGGTTATCGTGCTAGTTTTGGAAAAAAAAACAAGAACGAAAATCTTTTTCTGGCAGGAAAGTCTTTGAATTGGTATAAAATCGGTTTTAACATGTGGGGCACCAATGTAGGACCTTCCATGTTATTGGCTTTTGCTAGTATTGGCTACTCTACTGGGATTGTAGCCGGTAATTTTGAGTGGTATGCTTTTGTTTTTCTAATGCTGCTGGCTTTGGTATTTGCGCCACGTTATTTGGCGAGTAATGTCACAACTATGCCAGAATTCATGGGCAAAAAATATGGAGAAAAAACACGGAACATTCTAGCATGGTATGCCATGGTTAAGATGTTGATTTCATGGTTGTCTTTAGGATTGTTTGCAGGTGGTTTTTTGGTAAGGCAGATTTTAGGTATTCCTATGTGGCAATCTGTAATAGTATTGGTGCTTTTTGCAGGATTGTTTACAATGGCTGGCGGACTCAAAGCAATTGCCAGAGTCAATGTTTTTCAGATGATTTTATTGATAGGAGTGTCTTTGATTCTGTGCGTTATTGGTTTGAATAAAGTTGGCGGCTGGAACAATTTGTTTGCCCAAACACCTTCTAGTTATTGGCATTTGCTTAAGCCTGCTTCTGATCCCAATTATCCCTGGTATGCTATTTTTTTAGGTTATCCTGTTTCCGCAATTGCTTTTTTCTGTACAGATCAGGCAATGGTGCAATCTGTTTTGGGTGCACGTAATCTCAAACAAGGACAATTAGGTGTCAATTTTATTGGTTGGTTGAAGATATTGTCTGTTCCCTTATTTATTTTACCCGGTGTTATTTGTTCCATTCTTTATCCGCATCTGAACAGTGCGGATGAAGCATACATGACAATGGTGACCAATTTGTTCCCCGCAGGATTAAATGGTTTGGTTTTGGTTGTCTTGATCGCTGTATTGGTAGGGACTATTGGTTCATCATTAAACGCATTGAGTACTGTATTTACAACGGATATTTACGTAAAAAAAATCAATCCGAATGCTACAACCGAACAAATTATCAAGGTCGGTAGACGTACCGTTTTAGCAGGTTGTGTGTTTGCCATATTGGTCGCATTGGCTATTGATAGTATTAAAGGATTAAAACTGTTTGATATTTTTCAGGCGGTTTTAGGATTTATCGCACCTCCATTGACTGTTGTTTTTCTATTGGCAGTTTTTTGGAAAAAAACAACCAAAAAGGCGGTAGATTTTACGCTTTCATGGGGTTCGTTTATCAGTTTGGGTATTGGTATTATTTACCTTTGGGTTTTACCTGCCAGAAAATATCACTTTTGGCCGCACTATTTGTTACTTTCTTTTTGTATTTTTATCCTCTTAATTACGATAGCGTTAGCCATTAGTATATGGGACAAACAACCAATAACGAGCACGGAAGATGCAAATGTCCATATTGCTAAGCCAAATAATATTGTCAAGTGGATGTGGGGATTGTTAAGTGTTGTAATGATTTTGCTATATATTTTATTTAGATAA
- a CDS encoding Gfo/Idh/MocA family protein: MENEKILNVGILGLGEGRSTMSAVLKSEKLHLKNICDANELLCQQRCKEFQYDHYTTKYEDLLKDETIDLIAIYTPDHLHASHIRLALEHGKHVVCTKPFIDDLADAKQLLELQETTGKRVFVGQSSRFFQPYKKQRQDFENGLIGDLITIESHYNADHRWFLKKKWALESSFKWLYGGLSHPVDFIRWYLPEVEEVMGYGMISANGQNAGLKNEDTMHFIFRNKDGRIARVSGAYTGPVQPTYRESEMSCILRGTEGASQADYHELRYAITNKDGEQVTQTWGDKELNHFFRFEGQSHHAGEYQNYLEYFAAAIVSGEKAFPDIKEGIGTVALLQAMDESLKTKKPVFVKDILNQYGL; encoded by the coding sequence ATGGAAAATGAAAAAATATTGAATGTAGGGATACTGGGGTTGGGGGAGGGTAGAAGTACCATGTCTGCCGTATTGAAAAGCGAAAAACTTCACTTAAAAAATATATGTGATGCCAATGAACTATTATGTCAACAGCGTTGCAAAGAGTTTCAATACGATCATTACACAACAAAATATGAAGATTTGTTAAAGGATGAAACTATTGATCTTATTGCTATTTATACACCGGATCATTTACATGCTTCGCATATCAGATTAGCTTTGGAACATGGCAAACATGTAGTTTGTACAAAGCCGTTTATTGATGATTTGGCAGATGCAAAACAACTATTAGAACTACAAGAAACAACAGGAAAACGTGTTTTTGTGGGTCAAAGTTCTCGCTTTTTTCAACCGTATAAAAAGCAAAGACAAGATTTTGAAAATGGACTTATTGGTGACCTGATCACAATTGAAAGTCATTATAATGCAGATCACCGTTGGTTTTTAAAGAAAAAATGGGCATTAGAGTCATCTTTTAAATGGTTGTATGGAGGATTGAGTCACCCAGTTGATTTTATTCGTTGGTATTTGCCCGAAGTAGAGGAGGTGATGGGTTACGGAATGATTAGTGCTAATGGACAGAATGCTGGATTAAAAAATGAAGATACCATGCATTTTATTTTTAGAAATAAGGATGGTCGTATAGCTCGAGTTAGTGGTGCCTACACAGGTCCGGTACAACCTACTTATAGAGAAAGTGAAATGAGTTGCATATTGAGAGGAACAGAAGGGGCGAGTCAGGCAGACTATCATGAACTGCGTTATGCCATTACCAATAAAGACGGTGAACAAGTAACCCAAACATGGGGAGATAAAGAGTTGAATCATTTTTTTAGATTTGAAGGACAATCGCATCATGCAGGAGAATATCAAAATTATCTGGAATATTTCGCTGCGGCGATTGTTTCTGGAGAGAAGGCTTTTCCTGATATAAAAGAAGGAATTGGAACCGTCGCATTACTGCAAGCAATGGATGAAAGTTTAAAAACTAAAAAACCTGTTTTTGTAAAGGATATATTAAATCAATATGGTTTGTAG
- a CDS encoding L-rhamnose mutarotase, producing MSRFFSYCIGLFLLLPCIGFSQVKIWVSSDGNDNAIGSEQAPLNTIGKAIRNARNLRRLNDSSILKGVDIIVKGGTYQLDEPIIIRPEDSGNPNSITTIKANENDEVIVSGGVRVTNWTSVKNNVDGLNPKLLGKVMVADLPNTISIEAFDFRQMWVNGKKAVRAKSSTGSMMQRVLNWDKQTGTAIVSSKDIGTLMASNGLEFFIHQWWETANLRVRKFEKMTKDSVRVFFHEPESKIQNEHPWPSPWLSKETGNSAYYFVNSLELLDEPGEWFFDAGAKKIYYYPLTNEDMATAEVVIPVLENLLQIQGTPENLVHDLKIENISFQYSSWLRPSKEGHVPHQTGMYMVEAYKLKPAGTQEKPKLDNQAWIGRPKSAIDISYAFNFEFSNNKLMHLASTGLDTRVGVVNSILKGNVLKDIGGNGILGGYFGENGLEVHRPYLTTNQNEIVQNVKVENNLISDIGNEDWGCVGIGFGYARNLKIAHNEIENVPYSGISVGWGWTPQKSILENNIIAQNEIHHFGRTNYDCAGIYTLSAQAGTIIEKNYIDSIYSAPYAHLPTHWFYLYTDEGSSGITIRNNWTPSQKYLQNNNGPNNIWTNNGPQVENQIKSSAGLDDQYSYLKKYSSTSTIGLKINKERKELVELTSEDNRKINVKALRTFLLSKGVKDALIYQWKNHTIIYSFVQDMTVLRGQLQNAFPNNSIKVYQDLVYDFESQEHCESKEIQKDVKTIVMTANLVSDPTKQQEYIDYHQSQFEKWPEVSKGFCNASFQQVLVFKNERQLMLVITIPKGMNLDKLNPKTTENNPRVVEWNKLMSQYQEGILGTKKGEIWVVLKEY from the coding sequence ATGTCAAGATTTTTTTCATATTGTATTGGATTGTTTTTGTTGTTGCCATGTATTGGATTTTCCCAAGTAAAAATTTGGGTGTCAAGTGATGGTAATGATAATGCGATAGGCTCTGAACAAGCGCCTTTAAATACTATTGGTAAAGCGATAAGAAATGCCAGAAACCTTCGTCGGCTAAATGATTCGTCAATTCTAAAAGGTGTTGATATAATCGTAAAAGGAGGTACTTACCAACTAGACGAACCAATAATTATTAGACCAGAAGATAGTGGCAATCCCAATTCCATAACGACTATAAAAGCAAATGAAAATGACGAAGTTATTGTGAGTGGAGGTGTACGAGTTACTAACTGGACTTCTGTTAAAAATAATGTAGACGGTTTAAATCCTAAATTATTGGGAAAGGTAATGGTTGCAGACCTTCCGAATACTATCAGTATTGAAGCTTTCGATTTTAGGCAAATGTGGGTAAATGGAAAGAAGGCTGTTCGTGCTAAAAGCTCTACTGGATCAATGATGCAGCGCGTATTGAATTGGGACAAACAAACAGGAACTGCTATTGTTTCTTCAAAAGATATTGGAACGCTTATGGCTTCTAATGGATTGGAGTTTTTTATTCACCAATGGTGGGAAACGGCAAATTTGCGTGTACGTAAATTTGAAAAAATGACGAAGGATAGTGTTCGTGTTTTTTTCCATGAGCCAGAAAGTAAAATCCAAAATGAACATCCTTGGCCATCGCCTTGGTTGTCCAAAGAAACTGGAAATTCTGCTTATTATTTTGTCAATAGTTTAGAACTATTAGACGAACCTGGTGAATGGTTTTTTGATGCAGGTGCGAAGAAAATTTATTATTATCCTTTAACTAATGAGGATATGGCAACGGCTGAGGTCGTGATTCCTGTATTGGAAAATCTGTTGCAAATACAAGGTACTCCTGAAAATCTAGTACATGATCTAAAAATTGAAAATATTAGTTTTCAATATAGTTCTTGGCTACGTCCATCAAAAGAAGGACATGTGCCGCATCAAACAGGAATGTATATGGTGGAAGCCTACAAACTTAAACCCGCAGGAACGCAAGAAAAACCTAAATTAGACAACCAAGCTTGGATTGGAAGACCAAAGTCTGCAATTGATATTTCTTATGCTTTCAATTTCGAATTTTCTAATAACAAATTAATGCATTTAGCCTCCACTGGTTTGGATACTAGAGTTGGCGTTGTTAATTCAATTTTAAAAGGGAATGTTTTAAAAGATATTGGAGGAAATGGTATTTTGGGTGGCTATTTTGGAGAAAATGGTTTGGAGGTTCATCGTCCATATTTGACAACTAATCAAAATGAAATTGTTCAAAATGTAAAGGTTGAAAACAATTTAATTTCGGATATTGGTAATGAGGATTGGGGATGTGTTGGTATTGGATTTGGTTACGCGAGAAATTTAAAAATCGCACACAATGAAATCGAGAACGTTCCCTATTCTGGTATTAGTGTCGGTTGGGGATGGACGCCACAAAAAAGTATTTTAGAAAATAATATTATTGCTCAAAATGAAATTCATCATTTCGGGCGGACGAACTATGATTGTGCAGGTATTTATACGCTTAGTGCACAAGCAGGAACTATAATTGAAAAAAATTATATTGATAGCATTTATAGTGCACCTTACGCACACCTTCCAACGCATTGGTTTTATTTGTATACTGATGAAGGATCTTCGGGTATAACTATTCGCAACAATTGGACTCCGAGTCAAAAATATTTGCAAAATAATAATGGTCCTAACAATATTTGGACAAATAACGGTCCGCAAGTTGAAAATCAAATCAAGTCATCTGCTGGATTAGATGATCAGTATTCTTATTTGAAAAAATACAGCTCTACTAGTACAATTGGTTTAAAAATCAACAAAGAACGTAAAGAATTAGTGGAGTTAACAAGCGAGGATAACCGAAAAATAAATGTAAAAGCATTACGCACTTTTTTATTGAGTAAAGGTGTTAAAGACGCACTCATTTACCAATGGAAAAATCATACGATAATTTATAGTTTCGTGCAGGATATGACAGTGTTGAGAGGACAATTGCAAAATGCGTTTCCGAATAATAGCATTAAAGTTTACCAAGATTTAGTTTATGATTTTGAATCTCAGGAACATTGTGAATCAAAAGAAATTCAAAAGGATGTGAAAACTATTGTCATGACTGCTAATCTTGTTTCTGATCCTACGAAGCAACAAGAATATATTGACTATCATCAATCGCAATTTGAAAAATGGCCAGAAGTTTCTAAGGGTTTTTGTAATGCTAGTTTTCAACAAGTATTGGTATTTAAAAATGAAAGACAGTTGATGTTGGTCATTACTATTCCAAAAGGAATGAATTTAGACAAACTGAATCCGAAAACGACAGAAAATAATCCACGCGTAGTCGAATGGAACAAACTCATGTCTCAATACCAAGAAGGGATTCTAGGAACTAAGAAGGGGGAAATATGGGTTGTGTTGAAAGAATATTAA
- a CDS encoding sugar phosphate isomerase/epimerase family protein, whose protein sequence is MKRIVICLSILFFFEIPVLFAQENARYKIGLIDLMLLKRQKVSAITLAHELGADGLEVDMGGLGQRPTFDNKLSIDSIRDSYLKAAKENNIQFCSIAMTGYYAQSFCGRSEYQKSILDCITTMKELGVKTAFLPLGVQCDLRKNPSVRDSVVARLRWAGQQAQNASVVIGIETALDAKGDVQLLKEINSPGIKIYFNFSNPLKEGRDLYKELKILGKNNIAMIHASNKDSVWLQNDPQINMLKVKKTLDKMGWSGWLVIERSRDASKPKDVRGNYGANAAYLKSIFQ, encoded by the coding sequence ATGAAAAGAATAGTGATATGCTTGTCAATATTGTTTTTTTTCGAAATACCTGTGCTTTTTGCCCAAGAAAATGCTAGGTATAAGATCGGTTTGATTGATTTAATGCTCTTAAAAAGACAGAAAGTAAGTGCTATCACATTGGCTCACGAACTTGGTGCTGATGGATTAGAAGTTGATATGGGAGGACTTGGACAAAGACCGACTTTTGACAATAAATTGAGTATTGATTCTATTAGAGATTCCTACCTAAAAGCTGCGAAAGAGAATAATATTCAATTTTGTAGTATTGCAATGACTGGTTATTATGCACAATCTTTTTGTGGAAGGTCAGAATATCAAAAATCTATATTGGATTGCATTACAACTATGAAGGAGCTGGGTGTGAAAACCGCATTTCTTCCTCTTGGTGTACAATGTGATCTTAGAAAAAATCCAAGTGTAAGAGATTCAGTTGTTGCTAGACTTAGATGGGCAGGACAACAAGCGCAAAATGCTAGTGTTGTAATCGGTATCGAAACAGCATTAGATGCAAAAGGAGATGTTCAACTTTTGAAGGAAATTAACTCTCCTGGAATCAAGATTTATTTCAATTTTTCTAATCCTCTTAAGGAAGGACGTGATCTATACAAAGAACTTAAAATACTGGGCAAGAACAATATTGCCATGATACACGCTTCCAATAAGGATAGTGTCTGGTTACAAAATGATCCTCAAATCAATATGCTAAAGGTTAAAAAAACTTTGGATAAAATGGGTTGGAGTGGTTGGCTCGTTATTGAAAGAAGCCGTGATGCCTCCAAACCAAAAGATGTGAGAGGAAATTATGGAGCAAATGCCGCCTATTTGAAATCAATATTCCAATAG
- a CDS encoding acetylxylan esterase — protein MIGKYIYKIFIVGLFCICLQTVTYAQQDSDHNYAKPLKSVLVEIQNRYGVTIQYKDKMVEGKVVPYADWRLRPDVETSLSNVLSLFDMKVEKVKDKTYKLKDYEYYRWALKDGWAELDRIASQYHNQQQWELRKDSLKKEMLHALQLDKIPKSNNVSVIKTKERKYDGYSVSNIAVEILPGVYFCGSLYKPNTIKGKIPIILNPDGHWPQQRYRADCQYRCAALAKMGAMAFSYDLFAWGESMLQFPYEDHRKSIAMPLQILASFRILDYLLTLPEADNNRVGITGGSGGGTLTIMTTALDDRIKVSSPVVSVSSYFYGGCPCESGMPVHFCAGGTDNVEIAAMAAPRPQLLISDGSDWTANMPEHDFPYLQKIYGYFGKTNAVQNVHLPDEKHDFGINKRTPVYNFMAKYLGLNINSILKNSVVDESFVTVEKENMMYVFGDKGQNIPINAIKGCDNLMKLMLNYK, from the coding sequence ATGATTGGAAAATATATATATAAAATTTTCATAGTTGGTTTGTTTTGCATTTGCTTGCAAACTGTAACTTATGCACAACAAGACTCAGATCACAATTATGCAAAACCTTTAAAGTCCGTATTGGTTGAAATTCAAAATCGATATGGTGTAACTATCCAATATAAGGACAAAATGGTGGAAGGGAAAGTCGTGCCTTATGCAGATTGGAGACTAAGACCAGATGTAGAAACAAGTTTGTCGAACGTGCTTTCACTTTTTGATATGAAAGTGGAGAAAGTAAAAGACAAAACATACAAACTCAAAGATTATGAATATTATCGTTGGGCATTGAAAGACGGTTGGGCGGAACTGGATAGAATTGCTTCTCAATATCATAATCAACAACAATGGGAATTAAGAAAGGACTCTCTAAAAAAAGAAATGTTGCATGCCTTACAACTTGACAAAATTCCAAAGTCCAACAATGTTTCTGTGATCAAAACAAAGGAACGCAAATATGATGGTTATTCGGTATCCAATATCGCTGTTGAAATTTTGCCAGGCGTGTATTTTTGTGGTTCCTTATACAAACCCAATACTATAAAAGGTAAAATCCCAATTATACTAAATCCCGATGGTCACTGGCCACAACAACGTTATCGTGCAGACTGTCAATATCGTTGTGCTGCCTTGGCAAAAATGGGAGCGATGGCTTTTAGCTATGATTTATTTGCATGGGGTGAGTCTATGCTGCAGTTTCCCTATGAAGATCATCGGAAAAGCATTGCGATGCCTTTACAGATCTTGGCTTCTTTTCGGATTTTGGATTATTTGTTAACACTTCCAGAAGCAGATAATAATCGAGTTGGTATTACGGGTGGTTCAGGTGGAGGAACGCTCACGATTATGACTACGGCTTTGGATGATAGGATCAAAGTTTCTTCTCCTGTTGTTTCAGTCAGTTCCTATTTTTATGGCGGTTGTCCTTGCGAGAGCGGTATGCCTGTACATTTCTGTGCTGGAGGTACGGATAATGTGGAGATTGCGGCTATGGCGGCACCGAGACCGCAGTTGTTAATTTCGGATGGTAGTGATTGGACTGCGAATATGCCAGAACATGACTTTCCTTATTTGCAAAAGATCTATGGTTATTTTGGTAAAACAAATGCTGTTCAGAATGTCCATTTACCAGATGAAAAGCACGATTTTGGAATTAATAAAAGGACACCAGTTTATAATTTTATGGCGAAATATTTAGGTTTGAATATTAATAGTATTTTAAAAAATAGTGTAGTTGACGAGTCTTTTGTAACCGTGGAAAAAGAAAATATGATGTATGTTTTTGGAGATAAGGGCCAAAATATTCCAATAAACGCTATAAAAGGATGCGATAATTTGATGAAATTAATGCTCAACTACAAATAA